From the Streptomyces sp. NBC_00390 genome, the window CAACCGGCGTAGTTCGTCGAGGACTCCGCTACTCGCGGCCATCAGCTGTCTCCTCTCGGCGCGCTGCCGGAGCGCGCGAATCACAGCGTTGCCTCCAGGGCGTCACGGAGCCGGCGGAGCAGAGCAACATCGGGGTCGGGGAACGTTTCCGCTCGGGCGAAAACGGGCGGCGGTAACGGCGCGGCTGCTCTGCGGGGCGGCTCCACGAGCCCTGCCGCGGCCAGCCGGTGGACGTCGACCAGGGTGTGGAAGGCCGGCCGGCCCAGGACATGGGCGATGTCGCCCGGGGTGCGGACCCCGTCCGCCAGTTCGAGCACCGCGCGGTGCCGGGCGGCGAGCCGGGTGCCCGGCACCATCCCGGTACGCACCACGGGTGCCGTGTCCGACCCCGGGTGCGCCCACAGCCGGGCGAGCAGGTCACGGCGCCGCAGGGTCTCCCGTTCGACGGCCTCCGCCGCCACGGGCCGTACGGGACCGATCCAGTGGGCCACGCCGTAGCGGAACCTGCTCGGCCCGCGGCTGGGGGAGAGCGCGAAGAACGCCGCGTCGTACAGCGCCCCCAGGTGGCAGATCTCCAGCTCGCCGCCGGAGACCGTGCCGCGCTCGACCAGATACCGGCCGACCCTGCCGTACGACCCTGCCTCGCGCAGCGCCTCCTGCCAGCCGTCGGCGTGC encodes:
- a CDS encoding transcriptional regulator, whose product is MLLRLASERATGALLRDRGTLYLVDGQVVHAESPAAPGLDVLLTAGGRLHADGWQEALREAGSYGRVGRYLVERGTVSGGELEICHLGALYDAAFFALSPSRGPSRFRYGVAHWIGPVRPVAAEAVERETLRRRDLLARLWAHPGSDTAPVVRTGMVPGTRLAARHRAVLELADGVRTPGDIAHVLGRPAFHTLVDVHRLAAAGLVEPPRRAAAPLPPPVFARAETFPDPDVALLRRLRDALEATL